A region of Streptomyces sp. R44 DNA encodes the following proteins:
- a CDS encoding dihydrolipoamide acetyltransferase family protein encodes MTIREFKMPDVGEGLTEAEILKWYVQPGDTVTDGQVVCEVETAKAAVELPIPFDGTVHELLFPEGTTVDVGQVIISVNVGGGAEPEAPAAPAVAAAPAQEPVAEPEPEGRQPVLVGYGVAASSTKRRARRTAAAPAAAQAAPVVPEQLNGHAPAGARPLAKPPVRKLAKDLGVDLASVTPTGPDGIITREDVHRAAAPAPAPVVEAPAPVAAPAPVAAPVQAAPAVPSDARETRIPIKGVRKATAAAMVGSAFTAPHVTEFVTFDITRTMKLVEELKSDKDMAGLRVNPLLLIAKAVLVAAKRNPDINAAWDEAAQEIVLKHYVNLGIAAATPRGLIVPNIKDAHAQTLPQLSQSLSELVATAREGKTTPAAMQGGTFTITNVGVFGVDTGTPILNPGESAILAVGAIKLQPWVHKGKVKPRQVTTLALSFDHRLVDGELGSKFLADVAAILENPKRLITWA; translated from the coding sequence ATGACGATCCGCGAATTCAAGATGCCCGACGTGGGCGAGGGCCTGACCGAGGCCGAGATCCTCAAGTGGTACGTCCAGCCCGGTGACACCGTCACCGACGGGCAGGTCGTCTGCGAGGTCGAGACCGCCAAGGCCGCGGTCGAGCTGCCGATCCCCTTCGACGGCACGGTCCACGAGCTGCTGTTCCCCGAGGGCACGACGGTCGACGTCGGCCAGGTCATCATCTCGGTGAACGTCGGCGGCGGCGCCGAGCCCGAGGCGCCGGCGGCGCCGGCCGTGGCCGCCGCCCCCGCGCAGGAGCCGGTGGCCGAGCCGGAGCCGGAGGGCCGCCAGCCGGTCCTCGTCGGCTACGGCGTGGCCGCGAGCTCCACGAAGCGCCGGGCCCGCAGGACGGCGGCCGCTCCGGCCGCCGCCCAGGCCGCCCCGGTGGTCCCCGAGCAGCTGAACGGTCACGCCCCCGCGGGCGCCCGCCCGCTGGCCAAGCCGCCGGTGCGCAAGCTCGCCAAGGACCTCGGCGTCGACCTGGCGTCGGTCACCCCGACCGGCCCGGACGGGATCATCACCCGCGAGGACGTCCACCGCGCGGCCGCCCCGGCGCCCGCTCCGGTCGTCGAGGCCCCGGCCCCCGTGGCGGCCCCCGCGCCGGTCGCGGCTCCGGTCCAGGCGGCCCCCGCCGTCCCGTCGGACGCCCGGGAGACCCGTATCCCCATCAAGGGCGTACGGAAGGCCACGGCGGCGGCGATGGTCGGCTCGGCCTTCACCGCGCCGCACGTCACCGAGTTCGTGACCTTCGACATCACGCGCACGATGAAGCTGGTCGAGGAGCTCAAGTCCGACAAGGACATGGCGGGCCTGCGGGTCAACCCGCTCCTCCTCATCGCCAAGGCCGTCCTGGTCGCGGCCAAGCGCAACCCGGACATCAACGCGGCCTGGGACGAGGCGGCGCAGGAGATCGTCCTCAAGCACTACGTGAACCTGGGCATCGCCGCGGCCACCCCGCGCGGTCTGATCGTGCCGAACATCAAGGACGCGCACGCCCAGACCCTGCCCCAGCTCTCGCAGTCCCTGAGCGAGCTCGTCGCCACCGCCCGCGAGGGCAAGACGACCCCGGCGGCGATGCAGGGCGGCACCTTCACCATCACCAACGTCGGCGTCTTCGGCGTCGACACCGGTACGCCCATCCTGAACCCCGGCGAGTCCGCGATCCTCGCGGTCGGTGCCATCAAGCTCCAGCCGTGGGTCCACAAGGGCAAGGTGAAGCCGCGTCAGGTCACCACGCTGGCCCTCTCCTTCGACCACCGCCTGGTCGACGGCGAGCTCGGCTCCAAGTTCCTGGCGGACGTCGCCGCGATCCTGGAGAACCCGAAGAGGCTCATCACCTGGGCGTAG
- a CDS encoding pyridoxamine 5'-phosphate oxidase family protein, translated as MSTDEIRAIELLSRVSYGRVATSMRAMPFVAPARHIVAEGRVLLRMHRGLGYHRACNGSVVAYGADNCDSGAERIWSVQFTGTAEIVEPTEEELAAFGPEPVRVDGEPFTPVFMRIEPQFVTVHELDYSGQPESHPEAPSDDRPESRPEHRPEPPSGERHLHHAA; from the coding sequence ATGTCCACCGACGAGATCCGCGCCATCGAGTTGCTCAGCCGTGTGTCGTACGGCCGGGTGGCGACGAGCATGCGGGCGATGCCGTTCGTCGCCCCCGCCCGCCACATCGTGGCCGAAGGCCGTGTCCTGCTCCGGATGCACCGGGGTCTCGGCTACCACCGCGCGTGCAACGGCAGCGTCGTCGCGTACGGTGCGGACAACTGCGACTCCGGCGCCGAGCGCATCTGGTCCGTGCAGTTCACCGGCACCGCGGAGATCGTCGAGCCGACGGAGGAGGAGCTGGCGGCCTTCGGCCCCGAGCCGGTGCGGGTGGACGGCGAGCCCTTCACCCCGGTGTTCATGCGGATCGAACCGCAGTTCGTGACGGTCCACGAGCTCGACTACAGCGGGCAGCCGGAATCCCACCCCGAGGCCCCTTCCGACGACCGCCCCGAGAGCCGCCCCGAGCACCGCCCCGAGCCCCCTTCCGGGGAGCGACATCTGCACCACGCAGCGTGA
- a CDS encoding alpha-ketoacid dehydrogenase subunit beta gives MAVQNLPLAKALNESLRKALETDPKVVIMGLDVGKLGGVFRITDGLQKDFGEDRVVDTPLAESGIVGTAIGLALRGYRPVVEIQFDGFVFPAYDQIVTQLAKMRARSLGTVKMPVVIRIPYGGGIGAVEHHSESPESLFAHVAGLKVVTPANSSDAYWMLQQAIQSDDPVIFFEPKRRYWDKGEVDTEAIPGELHKARVAREGTDLTLVAYGPMVKTCLEAAAVAAEEGKSVEVVDLRSISPLDFDTIQASVEKTRRLVVVHEAPVFFGSGAEIAARITERCFYHLEAPVLRVGGYHAPYPPARLEEEYLPGLDRVLDAVDRSLAY, from the coding sequence ATGGCTGTTCAGAACCTTCCCCTCGCGAAGGCGCTCAACGAGTCGCTGCGCAAGGCCCTGGAGACCGACCCGAAGGTCGTCATCATGGGCCTGGACGTCGGCAAGCTCGGCGGTGTCTTCCGGATCACCGACGGTCTGCAGAAGGACTTCGGCGAGGACCGGGTGGTCGACACCCCGCTCGCCGAGTCCGGCATCGTCGGCACCGCGATCGGCCTCGCCCTGCGCGGCTACCGGCCGGTCGTGGAGATCCAGTTCGACGGCTTCGTCTTCCCGGCGTACGACCAGATCGTCACCCAGCTGGCGAAGATGCGGGCCCGTTCGCTCGGCACGGTGAAGATGCCGGTCGTCATCCGCATCCCGTACGGCGGCGGCATCGGCGCCGTCGAGCACCACTCCGAGTCCCCCGAGTCGCTCTTCGCGCACGTCGCGGGCCTCAAGGTCGTCACCCCGGCGAACTCCTCCGACGCCTACTGGATGCTCCAGCAGGCGATCCAGAGCGACGACCCGGTCATCTTCTTCGAGCCCAAGCGCCGTTACTGGGACAAGGGCGAGGTCGACACCGAGGCCATCCCCGGCGAGCTGCACAAGGCCCGCGTCGCCCGCGAGGGCACGGACCTCACCCTCGTCGCCTACGGCCCGATGGTGAAGACCTGTCTCGAGGCGGCCGCCGTCGCGGCCGAGGAGGGCAAGTCGGTCGAGGTCGTGGACCTGCGCTCGATCTCGCCGCTCGACTTCGACACCATCCAGGCCTCGGTCGAGAAGACCCGCCGCCTGGTGGTCGTCCACGAGGCCCCGGTGTTCTTCGGCTCCGGCGCGGAGATCGCCGCCCGGATCACCGAGCGCTGCTTCTACCACCTGGAGGCCCCCGTCCTGCGGGTCGGCGGCTACCACGCGCCGTACCCGCCGGCGCGCCTGGAGGAGGAGTACCTGCCGGGCCTGGACCGCGTGCTCGACGCCGTCGACCGCTCGCTGGCGTACTGA
- the pdhA gene encoding pyruvate dehydrogenase (acetyl-transferring) E1 component subunit alpha translates to MTVESTAARKTTRRSSGTKRTASASTSTTKKATTKPATASEPELVQLLTPEGERVQHPDYDIDLSAEELRGLYRDMVLTRRFDAEATALQRQGELGLWASLLGQEAAQIGSGRALRDDDYVFPTYREHGVAWCRGVDPTNLLGMFRGVNNGGWDPSSNNFHLYTIVLGSQTLHATGYAMGIAKDGADSAVLAYFGDGASSQGDVNESFVFSAVYNAPVVFFCQNNQWAISEPIEKQTRVPLYQRARGFGFPGVRVDGNDVLACLAVTRSALERARRGEGPTLIEAFTYRMAAHTTSDDPTRYRRDAEREAWEAKDPILRLKVYLENEGHADAAFFEALEAESEALGKSVREVVRAMPVPEHMAMFDHTYADGHALVDEERAQYAAYQASFEGGEAE, encoded by the coding sequence GTGACCGTGGAGAGCACTGCCGCGCGCAAGACGACGCGACGCAGCAGCGGCACCAAGCGCACCGCAAGCGCGAGCACGAGCACCACCAAGAAGGCGACCACGAAGCCTGCCACGGCCTCGGAGCCCGAGCTCGTTCAGCTGCTGACGCCCGAAGGGGAGCGCGTCCAGCACCCCGACTACGACATCGATCTGAGCGCCGAGGAGCTGCGCGGTCTCTACCGCGACATGGTCCTCACCCGCCGCTTCGACGCCGAGGCGACCGCCCTGCAGCGTCAGGGCGAGCTGGGCCTGTGGGCCTCGCTGCTCGGCCAGGAGGCCGCACAGATCGGTTCCGGCCGGGCCCTGCGCGACGACGACTACGTCTTCCCGACCTACCGCGAGCACGGCGTCGCCTGGTGCCGCGGGGTCGACCCGACGAATCTGCTGGGAATGTTCCGCGGCGTGAACAACGGCGGGTGGGACCCCAGCAGCAACAATTTCCACCTGTACACGATCGTCCTCGGCTCGCAGACCCTGCACGCCACCGGCTATGCCATGGGCATCGCCAAGGACGGCGCGGACTCCGCCGTGCTCGCGTACTTCGGCGACGGCGCCTCCAGCCAGGGCGACGTCAACGAGTCGTTCGTGTTCTCCGCGGTCTACAACGCCCCGGTCGTCTTCTTCTGCCAGAACAACCAGTGGGCCATCTCCGAGCCCATCGAGAAGCAGACCCGCGTCCCGCTCTACCAGCGCGCCCGCGGCTTCGGCTTCCCCGGCGTCCGCGTCGACGGCAACGACGTCCTGGCCTGCCTGGCCGTGACCCGCTCCGCCCTGGAGCGCGCCCGCCGCGGCGAGGGCCCGACGCTCATCGAGGCCTTCACCTACCGGATGGCCGCCCACACCACCTCCGACGACCCGACGCGCTACCGCCGCGACGCGGAGCGCGAGGCCTGGGAGGCCAAGGACCCGATCCTGCGCCTCAAGGTGTACCTGGAGAACGAGGGCCACGCCGACGCGGCCTTCTTCGAGGCGCTGGAGGCCGAGAGCGAGGCCCTCGGCAAGAGCGTCCGTGAGGTCGTCCGCGCCATGCCCGTCCCGGAGCACATGGCGATGTTCGACCACACGTACGCGGACGGGCACGCGCTCGTCGACGAGGAGCGCGCGCAGTACGCCGCCTACCAGGCGTCCTTCGAGGGCGGAGAGGCCGAGTAA
- a CDS encoding DUF6531 domain-containing protein — MAVTVPGWADTLLDLIGVAWPNVDEDAYRDMADALREFASDLEDDGQLANNHVQRLLSSGHGEALDALNGHWGKVKDKHIKDIASAARTIAGGVDAAATAVEVMKGAALVQLGYLASEAGIALSLIPVTGGLSALIGAGAMRATQEVVKRLIKECMEEAVSYIVSAMTEPAVAALENLAADLVVQLGATALGLQDGVNLDQAKQAGADGFKDGVQSSKDALKLASAGGSGGGPGGGKGFSIDHAEHDHAGTQLNGVSVAIHGKTSGKLTRARSHHGRTRGRDSIAQALDPVLDKAMDALAKSATTMGDHVGKTLPKAVKQISVDHKNHDDDVRVRLANERRKHEDGGGKGPGGGPNDKRGPSAVKPDSMKDAKDDPRGKGTPVNTRRCATDPVDIASGEMILAQTDLALPGVLPLILRRTHLSGYRYGQLFGRSWASTLDERIELDPRGGALLAREDGSVLVYPRLPQAEDDEVWPVEGARLPLSLADAGALGEVTYAMRDPHAGITRHYTGNPFRGTLYYWLRSIEDRHGNVVHIQRGDDGLPSSVVHEGGYRALVLTDPEAGRVTGLSLYAPEGARTLASFGYDPFGNLDTVTNCSGRPLRFTYDDQARVTSWTDRKGAVYRYVYDSAGRVVETIGPDGFLSSRFAYETDAATGHRLTRFTDSTGAVAVVRLNELGQVVAETDPLGNTVLRSWDRHDNLLSRTDPLGNEAHFTWDDHADLTRIRFPDGTEATTAYDALHLPVAVTGPDGTTWRQTFDARGNRTELLAPDGAVTRFTHDAFGALTARTGPDGATERFTTDDAGVTLTTTDALGHTYAVARDAYGRPVRGTDPTGAVTAMEWTPEGWLSRLTGPDGSTESWTWDEEGNCASHTDATGATTRFEYGHFDLLTARTGADGARYAFRYDTELRLTEVLGPQGLTWTYVYDAAGRLVSETDFDDRTVRYAYDACGRLVARTGPLGDTTTLTYDVCGRLLTKEIAGRTTRYVYDAAGRITSVTSPDSTLTLERDALGRVLAETVDGRTLRYERDAAGRVVSRTTPTGAVSTFAYDATGQRTELVSGGHALRFGRDARGRELSRVFGEADRPVTLASEWNAAGRLAGQTLTGPRGELRSRGYAYRADGCPEEVTDRLTGRVTLFGLDVVGRPTEVTADDWSERYTYDAMGNQTHAEWPDRALRDEGRGARSYGGTRVLAAGAVRYEYDDAGRVVLRQRTRLSRKPETWHYTWDAEDRLTACRTPDGTLWTYAYDPLGRRTAKHRMAEDGRTVVQSVRFTWDGSRLVEQTDSAQGTALTWDYDGRRPLAQLERRTDTEESRFFAIVTDLIGTPSELVDEDGEVAWHSRTTVWGHTTWNRDAVAYTPLRFPGQYDDPETGLHYNLHRHYDPATARYTSPDPLGLGPAPNPVAYVLNPHVRMDPEGLIAKGCTEDGGWYSGLQPANLKNDDGTRRTDVDMEINHIPAKDSYAHLDQAGFRKTKSGGAGMGPAIRMEYDDHRGVTSTGSSKEADQWRADQRALIDAGRWDEAMMMDINEIRDLYGDKYDTHIADMIDSLKHNRKFQKMLADRGWTIDYDILK; from the coding sequence ATGGCGGTCACGGTGCCCGGTTGGGCGGACACGCTCCTCGATCTCATAGGCGTGGCCTGGCCCAATGTGGACGAGGACGCCTACCGGGACATGGCGGACGCCCTGCGGGAATTCGCCTCCGACCTGGAGGACGACGGGCAGCTCGCCAACAACCATGTGCAGCGGCTGCTCTCCTCGGGGCACGGCGAGGCCCTCGACGCCCTCAACGGTCACTGGGGCAAAGTCAAGGACAAGCACATCAAGGACATCGCCTCGGCGGCGCGCACCATCGCCGGCGGTGTCGACGCCGCCGCGACGGCCGTCGAGGTCATGAAGGGCGCGGCCCTCGTCCAACTCGGCTATCTGGCCTCGGAGGCCGGGATCGCCCTCTCCCTCATCCCGGTCACCGGCGGGCTCTCCGCGCTGATCGGCGCGGGCGCCATGCGGGCCACCCAGGAGGTGGTCAAGCGCCTCATCAAGGAGTGCATGGAGGAGGCGGTCTCCTACATCGTCTCGGCCATGACCGAGCCGGCCGTCGCCGCCCTGGAGAACCTCGCCGCCGACCTCGTCGTCCAGCTCGGCGCCACCGCCCTCGGCCTCCAGGACGGGGTGAACCTCGACCAGGCCAAGCAGGCGGGCGCGGACGGCTTCAAGGACGGCGTGCAGTCCTCCAAGGACGCCCTGAAACTCGCCTCCGCGGGCGGCTCGGGCGGCGGCCCCGGCGGCGGCAAGGGCTTCTCCATCGACCATGCCGAGCACGACCACGCCGGCACCCAGCTCAACGGCGTCAGCGTCGCCATCCACGGCAAGACCAGCGGGAAGCTCACCAGGGCCCGGTCGCACCACGGCCGCACCCGGGGCCGTGACTCCATCGCCCAGGCCCTCGACCCGGTCCTCGACAAGGCGATGGACGCCCTCGCCAAGTCCGCCACGACCATGGGGGACCACGTCGGCAAGACGCTCCCCAAGGCCGTCAAGCAGATCTCCGTCGACCACAAGAACCACGACGACGACGTGCGCGTCCGCCTCGCCAACGAGCGCCGCAAGCACGAGGACGGCGGCGGCAAGGGCCCCGGGGGCGGCCCGAACGACAAGCGCGGCCCGTCCGCCGTGAAGCCCGACTCGATGAAGGACGCGAAGGACGACCCTCGGGGCAAGGGAACCCCCGTCAACACCCGCCGCTGCGCGACCGACCCGGTCGACATCGCCTCCGGCGAGATGATCCTCGCCCAGACCGACCTGGCCCTGCCCGGCGTCCTGCCCCTGATCCTGCGCCGCACCCACCTCTCCGGCTACCGCTACGGCCAGCTCTTCGGCCGCAGCTGGGCCTCCACCCTCGACGAACGCATCGAACTCGACCCCCGCGGCGGGGCGCTCCTGGCCCGCGAGGACGGCTCCGTCCTCGTCTACCCGAGGCTCCCGCAGGCCGAGGACGACGAGGTGTGGCCGGTCGAGGGCGCCCGGCTGCCGCTCTCGCTCGCCGACGCGGGCGCGCTCGGCGAGGTCACGTACGCGATGCGCGACCCGCACGCCGGGATCACCCGCCACTACACCGGCAACCCGTTCCGCGGCACGCTCTACTACTGGCTCCGCTCCATCGAGGACCGGCACGGCAACGTCGTCCACATCCAGCGCGGCGACGACGGCCTGCCCTCCTCGGTCGTCCACGAGGGCGGCTACCGCGCCCTCGTCCTCACCGACCCGGAGGCGGGCCGGGTCACCGGCCTCTCCCTGTACGCCCCGGAGGGGGCGAGGACCCTCGCCTCGTTCGGGTACGACCCCTTCGGCAACCTCGACACCGTCACCAACTGCTCCGGCCGCCCGCTCCGGTTCACCTACGACGACCAGGCCCGCGTCACCTCCTGGACCGACCGCAAGGGTGCCGTCTACCGGTACGTGTACGACTCCGCCGGCCGGGTCGTCGAGACCATCGGACCCGACGGCTTCCTCTCCTCCCGCTTCGCCTACGAGACCGACGCCGCCACCGGACACCGCCTGACCCGCTTCACCGACTCCACCGGGGCCGTCGCGGTCGTCCGGCTCAACGAGCTCGGCCAGGTCGTCGCCGAGACCGACCCGCTCGGCAACACGGTGCTGCGCAGCTGGGACCGCCACGACAACCTGCTCTCCCGCACCGACCCGCTCGGCAACGAGGCCCACTTCACCTGGGACGACCACGCCGACCTCACCCGCATCCGCTTCCCCGACGGCACCGAGGCCACCACCGCCTACGACGCCCTGCACCTGCCGGTGGCGGTCACCGGCCCCGACGGCACGACCTGGCGCCAGACCTTCGACGCCCGCGGCAACCGCACCGAACTCCTCGCCCCGGACGGCGCGGTGACCCGCTTCACCCACGACGCCTTCGGCGCGCTCACCGCACGCACCGGCCCCGACGGGGCCACCGAGCGCTTCACGACCGACGACGCCGGCGTCACCCTCACCACCACCGACGCCCTCGGCCACACCTACGCCGTCGCCCGGGACGCCTACGGCCGCCCGGTGCGCGGCACCGACCCCACCGGCGCCGTCACCGCCATGGAGTGGACGCCGGAGGGCTGGCTCTCCCGCCTGACCGGCCCGGACGGCAGCACCGAGAGCTGGACCTGGGACGAGGAGGGCAACTGCGCCTCCCACACCGACGCGACCGGCGCCACCACCCGCTTCGAGTACGGCCACTTCGACCTGCTCACGGCCCGGACGGGCGCGGACGGGGCCCGCTACGCGTTCCGCTACGACACCGAGCTCCGGCTCACCGAGGTGCTCGGCCCGCAGGGCCTGACCTGGACGTACGTCTACGACGCGGCCGGCCGGCTGGTCTCCGAGACCGACTTCGACGACCGCACCGTCCGCTACGCCTACGACGCCTGCGGCCGGCTCGTCGCCCGCACCGGCCCGCTCGGCGACACCACCACCCTCACGTACGACGTGTGCGGCCGGCTCCTCACCAAGGAGATCGCGGGCCGCACGACCCGCTACGTCTACGACGCGGCCGGCCGGATCACCTCGGTCACGTCCCCCGACTCCACCCTCACCCTGGAACGGGACGCCCTCGGCCGGGTCCTCGCCGAGACCGTCGACGGACGCACCCTCCGCTACGAGCGGGACGCGGCGGGCCGGGTGGTGTCCCGCACCACGCCGACGGGCGCGGTGTCGACCTTCGCCTACGACGCCACCGGGCAGCGCACCGAGCTGGTCAGCGGCGGGCACGCGCTGCGCTTCGGCCGGGACGCCCGGGGCCGTGAGCTCAGCCGGGTCTTCGGCGAGGCCGACCGGCCCGTGACGCTGGCCTCCGAGTGGAACGCCGCCGGACGGCTGGCCGGCCAGACCCTCACGGGCCCCCGCGGCGAGCTGCGCTCCCGCGGCTACGCCTACCGGGCCGACGGCTGCCCGGAGGAGGTGACCGACCGGCTGACCGGCCGCGTCACCCTCTTCGGCCTCGACGTCGTGGGCCGCCCGACCGAGGTGACCGCGGACGACTGGTCGGAGCGCTACACCTACGACGCCATGGGCAACCAGACCCACGCCGAGTGGCCGGACCGGGCGCTGCGGGACGAGGGCCGGGGCGCGCGCAGCTACGGGGGCACCCGGGTGCTCGCCGCCGGCGCGGTCCGCTACGAGTACGACGACGCGGGCCGGGTGGTGCTGCGGCAGCGCACCCGGCTCTCCCGCAAGCCGGAGACCTGGCACTACACCTGGGACGCCGAGGACCGGCTGACGGCCTGCCGGACGCCGGACGGGACGCTGTGGACGTACGCCTACGACCCGCTGGGCCGGCGCACGGCCAAGCACCGGATGGCGGAGGACGGCCGGACGGTCGTGCAGTCGGTCCGGTTCACCTGGGACGGCAGCCGGCTCGTCGAGCAGACGGACTCGGCCCAGGGCACCGCGCTCACCTGGGACTACGACGGCCGCCGCCCGCTCGCCCAGCTGGAGCGGCGCACGGACACCGAGGAGAGCCGCTTCTTCGCGATCGTCACGGACCTCATCGGCACCCCGAGCGAACTCGTCGACGAGGACGGGGAGGTGGCCTGGCACAGCCGGACCACCGTGTGGGGCCACACCACCTGGAACCGGGACGCCGTCGCGTACACGCCGCTGCGGTTCCCCGGCCAGTACGACGACCCGGAGACGGGCCTCCACTACAACCTGCACCGCCACTACGACCCGGCGACCGCCCGCTACACGAGCCCCGACCCGCTCGGTCTCGGCCCGGCGCCCAACCCGGTCGCCTATGTGCTCAACCCGCACGTCCGGATGGACCCCGAGGGCCTGATCGCCAAGGGGTGCACGGAGGACGGCGGCTGGTACAGCGGACTCCAGCCGGCGAACCTCAAGAACGACGACGGGACGCGGCGCACCGACGTCGACATGGAGATCAACCACATCCCGGCGAAGGACTCCTACGCCCATCTCGACCAGGCCGGCTTCCGGAAGACGAAGAGCGGCGGCGCGGGCATGGGCCCGGCGATCCGCATGGAGTACGACGACCACCGCGGCGTCACGAGCACCGGCTCCAGCAAGGAGGCCGACCAGTGGCGCGCGGACCAGCGGGCGCTCATCGACGCGGGGCGCTGGGACGAGGCGATGATGATGGACATCAACGAGATCCGTGACCTCTACGGCGACAAGTACGACACCCATATCGCCGATATGATCGATAGCCTCAAACACAACCGTAAATTCCAGAAAATGCTGGCCGACCGCGGCTGGACGATCGACTACGACATCCTGAAATAG
- a CDS encoding response regulator transcription factor has translation MREEGKIRVFLLDDHEVVRRGVHELLSVEDDIEVVGEAGTAADALVRIPATRPDVAVLDVRLPDGSGVEVCREIRSQDESIKCLMLTSYADDEALFDAIMAGASGYVLKAIRGNELLNAVRDVAAGKSLLDPVATARVLERLRDGNNPKRDDKLANLTEQERKILDLIGEGLTNRVIGERLHLAEKTIKNYVSSLLSKLGMERRSQAAAYVARLQAERH, from the coding sequence GTGCGCGAAGAAGGAAAAATCCGGGTATTTCTGCTGGACGACCACGAAGTCGTGCGGCGCGGCGTCCACGAGCTGCTCTCCGTGGAGGACGACATCGAGGTGGTCGGCGAGGCCGGCACGGCGGCGGACGCGCTGGTCAGGATCCCCGCGACCCGCCCCGACGTCGCCGTGCTCGACGTGCGACTGCCGGACGGCAGCGGAGTGGAGGTGTGCCGGGAGATCCGCTCGCAGGACGAGTCGATCAAGTGCCTGATGCTGACCTCGTACGCGGACGACGAGGCGCTCTTCGACGCGATCATGGCCGGGGCCTCGGGTTATGTGCTCAAGGCGATCCGGGGGAACGAACTCCTCAACGCCGTGCGGGACGTGGCGGCCGGCAAGTCCCTGCTCGACCCGGTGGCCACCGCCCGGGTCCTGGAGCGGCTGCGCGACGGCAACAACCCGAAGCGCGACGACAAGCTCGCCAACCTGACGGAGCAGGAGCGGAAGATCCTGGACCTGATCGGCGAGGGCCTGACCAACCGGGTCATCGGCGAGCGCCTCCACCTCGCGGAGAAGACCATCAAGAACTACGTCTCCAGCCTGCTGTCGAAGCTGGGCATGGAGCGGCGCTCGCAGGCCGCGGCGTACGTGGCGAGGCTCCAGGCCGAGCGTCACTGA
- a CDS encoding phosphotransferase, whose amino-acid sequence MPRSSVPLAPPVGPLLRRYRDVGEPLSCVPVTEGLLNRGYRLSTTRGAYFLKQHLDAPTSDRATITRQHRATQRLHALGLPVAPPLPDGRGRTVALVGGHCYALHPWVDGRHRDGAQLSTGCSRRLGTLLGRVHTCLEQVMESPPPGGEHESARPEDTFRAIEELLRLARAHRPRDSFDALAEHRLRERRRLLAQHAHHRPPAASAAGWVHGDFHPLNLLYRGAEPAAIVDWDRLGVRPRAEEAVRAAAIFFVRPEGQLALEKVRAYARAYRRETGADGAELAAAAHRVWWERLNDFWTLRWRYQLHDRRADPQFPAVSALAVWWTREYAAVRDAFAG is encoded by the coding sequence GTGCCGCGCTCATCTGTACCCCTCGCTCCGCCCGTCGGCCCCCTCCTGCGCCGCTACAGGGACGTCGGCGAGCCCCTCTCCTGCGTCCCCGTGACCGAGGGCCTCCTCAACCGCGGCTACCGGCTCTCCACCACCCGCGGCGCCTACTTCCTCAAGCAGCACCTGGACGCCCCCACCTCCGACCGGGCCACCATCACCCGCCAGCACCGGGCCACCCAGCGCCTGCACGCGCTCGGCCTGCCCGTGGCCCCGCCGCTCCCCGACGGCCGCGGCCGCACGGTCGCCCTCGTCGGCGGCCACTGCTACGCCCTGCACCCCTGGGTCGACGGCCGACACCGCGACGGCGCCCAGCTCTCCACCGGCTGCTCACGGCGGCTCGGGACCCTCCTCGGCCGCGTCCACACCTGCCTGGAGCAGGTCATGGAGTCCCCGCCGCCGGGCGGCGAGCACGAGAGCGCCCGCCCCGAGGACACCTTCCGGGCCATCGAGGAGCTACTCCGGCTCGCCCGCGCGCACCGCCCCCGCGACAGCTTCGACGCGCTCGCCGAGCACCGGCTCAGGGAGCGGCGCCGGCTGCTCGCCCAGCACGCCCACCACCGGCCGCCGGCCGCCTCCGCCGCCGGCTGGGTGCACGGCGACTTCCATCCGCTGAACCTGCTGTACCGGGGCGCGGAGCCCGCCGCCATCGTCGACTGGGACCGGCTGGGGGTCCGCCCCAGGGCCGAGGAGGCGGTCAGGGCCGCCGCGATCTTCTTCGTACGGCCCGAGGGGCAGCTGGCCCTGGAGAAGGTACGGGCGTACGCGCGCGCGTACCGGCGCGAGACGGGCGCGGACGGCGCCGAGCTGGCGGCGGCGGCGCACCGGGTGTGGTGGGAGCGGCTCAACGACTTCTGGACCCTGCGCTGGCGCTACCAGCTGCACGACCGCAGGGCCGACCCGCAGTTTCCCGCGGTGTCGGCCCTGGCGGTGTGGTGGACGCGTGAGTACGCGGCGGTCCGCGACGCCTTCGCCGGCTGA